A single region of the Pontibacter kalidii genome encodes:
- a CDS encoding synaptic vesicle VAT-1 family membrane protein, whose translation MFERQVYRMPKAGSIRDLRLQTENLSPPKAGEVCVQVKAIGLNFADIFAMQGLYSATPEGPFIPGLEFSGKVIAVGEAVTEWKVGDRVMGATRFGGYVSHININHRYVIPLADEWSFEEGAGFLVQGLTAYYALTQLGNLQQDMAVLIHSAAGGVGILANRICKKYGAFTIGTVGRASKVDFLREEEAYDAVILRDKDFGVQLEQALGDRPLRLIMECIGGKVLKQGWEVMAPMGRMVVYGNASFSSHGAKPNYPRLIWKFLRRPKIDPLRLPTENKSLMGFNLIYLYEQTDMMHQLLGELQAMHLKPQHIGHVYGFDQMHEAIRVFQRGQSVGKVVVKV comes from the coding sequence ATGTTCGAACGCCAGGTATACCGCATGCCGAAAGCCGGTTCCATACGTGATCTCCGGCTACAAACGGAAAATCTGTCGCCTCCCAAAGCTGGTGAGGTATGCGTGCAGGTGAAAGCCATTGGGTTGAACTTTGCCGATATCTTTGCCATGCAAGGCCTCTACAGCGCTACGCCTGAAGGGCCTTTTATTCCGGGACTGGAATTCTCGGGCAAGGTAATAGCTGTGGGCGAGGCGGTGACGGAATGGAAAGTGGGCGACCGGGTAATGGGTGCCACCAGGTTTGGCGGCTATGTGTCCCACATCAACATCAACCACCGCTATGTTATTCCGCTCGCCGATGAATGGAGCTTTGAGGAAGGGGCCGGATTCCTGGTGCAGGGGCTCACAGCCTACTACGCACTCACCCAGCTCGGCAACCTGCAGCAGGACATGGCGGTACTGATCCATAGTGCGGCAGGAGGGGTAGGTATATTGGCTAACCGCATCTGCAAAAAGTATGGCGCCTTTACCATTGGCACGGTTGGCCGGGCCAGTAAAGTGGATTTTCTGCGGGAGGAAGAGGCTTACGATGCGGTAATACTTCGTGATAAAGATTTTGGTGTACAGTTGGAACAGGCTCTCGGTGACCGCCCGTTGCGCCTGATCATGGAGTGCATTGGGGGCAAGGTACTTAAACAAGGATGGGAGGTGATGGCCCCAATGGGCCGGATGGTGGTGTACGGAAACGCCAGCTTCTCCAGCCACGGGGCAAAGCCCAACTATCCCCGCCTGATCTGGAAATTCTTGCGCCGCCCCAAGATAGACCCGCTGCGCCTGCCCACGGAAAACAAGTCGCTGATGGGCTTTAACTTAATCTACCTGTACGAGCAAACGGACATGATGCACCAGTTGCTCGGCGAACTCCAGGCAATGCACCTGAAGCCACAGCACATCGGGCATGTGTATGGGTTTGACCAGATGCATGAAGCGATCAGGGTTTTCCAGCGAGGACAGTCGGTGGGGAAGGTAGTGGTGAAGGTATAG
- a CDS encoding putative sensor domain DACNV-containing protein, producing the protein MHLHHQITYQAALSVAPSIEEHFSRLLASAQETGAEALAPAPPPHIIEAFLDTAFWASLRREEGKSPKISIAFLPPDRAGQPLLFADQLPFTPEALNKISPGVQRPGIHLGVWAEQGELRVWGTTRLVPSYCFIVDVPEPGLLVVKHRRADGFGKFANVVVLKGDQVKVVDESTASLPDCPELLTSLLGLGAPSATGAPLNVLIQMAVSMRAHGRGGILLVVPAGTTAWRESIVHPTTYSLQPAFCGLANLMKQQEEEKKRSRWRESLRLEVDHIAGLTAIDGATLLSDNYELLAFGVKIGRKIGSEPVRSLLLTESVVGSKPAVIHPSQHGGTRHLAAAQFVHDQHDGMALVASQDGSFTIFAWSPCEGMVQAHRIDTLLL; encoded by the coding sequence ATGCACCTACACCACCAGATAACGTACCAGGCTGCTCTGTCAGTTGCCCCAAGTATAGAAGAACACTTTTCGCGGCTGCTTGCGTCGGCACAGGAAACCGGTGCTGAGGCGCTGGCCCCTGCCCCACCCCCGCACATCATCGAAGCTTTTCTAGATACCGCCTTTTGGGCGAGCCTGCGACGGGAAGAGGGGAAATCCCCCAAAATATCCATTGCTTTCCTGCCACCCGACCGTGCCGGGCAACCGCTCCTGTTTGCCGATCAACTCCCTTTTACACCGGAAGCCCTGAATAAGATTTCACCTGGAGTACAACGGCCGGGCATACACCTGGGGGTGTGGGCAGAGCAGGGCGAGCTGCGTGTCTGGGGAACCACCCGCCTGGTACCTTCCTACTGTTTCATCGTGGATGTTCCGGAGCCGGGCCTGCTGGTGGTAAAGCACCGCCGCGCTGACGGGTTCGGGAAGTTTGCTAACGTGGTGGTGCTGAAGGGAGACCAGGTGAAGGTAGTGGACGAGAGCACGGCCAGTCTCCCCGACTGCCCGGAACTCCTCACCAGCCTGCTTGGCTTAGGCGCCCCAAGCGCTACTGGTGCGCCGTTAAATGTTCTTATCCAGATGGCGGTCTCCATGCGTGCCCACGGGCGCGGCGGCATTCTGCTGGTAGTGCCCGCCGGTACTACAGCCTGGCGCGAGTCCATTGTGCACCCCACTACCTACTCCCTACAACCGGCCTTCTGCGGACTGGCAAATCTGATGAAGCAGCAGGAAGAAGAGAAAAAGCGCAGCCGGTGGCGCGAGTCGCTTCGACTGGAAGTGGATCACATAGCCGGGCTGACGGCCATCGATGGCGCTACCCTGCTCTCCGACAATTATGAGCTCCTGGCCTTTGGTGTAAAGATTGGCCGTAAGATAGGAAGCGAACCTGTTAGGAGCCTGTTGCTTACAGAATCGGTAGTGGGCAGTAAACCTGCGGTGATACATCCTTCGCAGCATGGCGGCACCCGGCATCTGGCCGCTGCCCAATTCGTGCACGACCAGCACGATGGCATGGCCCTGGTGGCCTCACAGGATGGTAGCTTCACTATCTTCGCCTGGTCGCCGTGTGAGGGCATGGTGCAGGCCCACCGCATCGACACACTGCTGCTCTGA